From Deltaproteobacteria bacterium:
TGTCTGGCAGCGCATCGGGCGCATCCAGGAACAAAGCCGAGGGGCCGCGCAGCACTACCAGGTTGACGTGGTGGCCGACCCGCAAAGCGGCCAGGCCACGGCCGTCACCTGGGAGAGCCAGCCCCGCCCGGGCACCCTGCTCACTCATCCGGGCGTCTACTGCCTGCGCACCAATCTCAGTGACTGGGATCAGCAAACCCTCTGGTGCACCTACACCATGCTCACCGATCTGGAAGCCGTGTTCCGCTCCCTCAAGTCCGAACTCGGCCTGCGTCCCATCTTCCACCGAAAGCAGCATCGTTCCGACGGCCACTTGTTCATCACCGTCCTCGCCTACCAACTCGTACAAATCATCCGCCGACGCCTCGCCGGGTCCGGCGAGACCGCAAGCTGGACCACCTTGCGCCGCATCCTCCAGGGCCAGCACCGCGTCACTGCCACCTTCCGCCGCAAGGACGGCCGCACCCTCCACGTCCGCAAGGCCACACGGGCCGAGCCCCATCAGCTCACAATCTATGAAGTTCTCGGGCTCAATCCCGCACCCGGTGGTATCAAAAAGTTGACCGTCTGAACCCTTTGAAATTATCGTTAACCACCAGAATGTAGTGCCAGAAGAATAAAATCGGCCCGCTAACCCCCCGAATTATAATGACTCTTAAATACCTATGTTAAACTTGGGCTAAGCCACTGGGAAGGCGCTCCGGGACGAGTTGCGTTAAGAGATTGGCCCGTGTGAAGGGCGAGTCGTGTAATCCAGTCTTGAGGCCACAGTCCGAGTTTGGTCCAGACCGGGTTGCTGCCTCGGACGGTCTTGAGGACCAGCTTGAACAGATTCTCCGACTGGGGCGGCTCCGCTACTCTTGCGCACAAGGCGTCTTCGACGAAGGCCGTGAGGGTCATGCCGTTCTTCGCGGCGTACTCCTTGGATCTGCCAGCACAGCGATTCATCCCATTCTTCCTTACAGGTGGTGGACAAAGAAGAGATCTGGTACCAACCGCACACATGCAGAGGTTTCCCCTATGAACAACGGCACAGATAACGCGTTGGCCGCCGAAGTCCTCTCCCGGGCTCAGGGTTGCCTGCTTGGTCAGCTTGGCGGCGATGCTCTCGGAAGCCTGGTGGAATTCCGGGACCCGGAAGAAATTCGGGAAGAGTACCCCAACGGGGTTCGTGAACTCGCGGACGGCGGCACGTGGAGCACTATCGCCGGACAACCGACGGACGATTCGGAAATGGCGCTGTCACTGGCGCACACCATCGTCGAGCAAGGACGATACGATCCCGAGAAAACCAGGAAGGCGTACCGTTCCTGGTTGGATTCGGACCCCTTCGATTGCGGCGGCACGGTCCTCAGCGGACTGCTGGGGCGCCACAATCCAGATAGTCAGGCCAACGGCGCGTTGATGCGGATCAGTCCGCTGGGGATCTTCGGAACCCACCACGACCCCGCGCAAGTGGCCGAATGGGCGCGGCAGGACGCAGCCCTCACCCATGTCCACCCCGTCTGCCTCCAGGCGAACGCCCTATTCGCCATGGCCATCGCCCACGCCATCCGAACGGGATGTGATCGTCGAAGCCTGTACGCGCAGGTCGCGCAATGGTCCGAGGAAACGGATCTGGATGAAACCCTAGCGGATGCTGTGACCGGCGCCTCGGTCGCCCCTCCAAACCAATATCTGAGACCCGTCGCGGGATGGGTCCTCGTCGCCTTCCAGAATGCGCTGTGGCAGTTGCTCCATGCCGTCAGTCTGGAGGAAGCCTTGGTGGGCACCGTCATGCGTGGCGGCGACACGGACACCAACGCCGCCATCTGCGGCGCACTCTTCGGTGCGGTGGAAGGCCGCGATGCGATCCCCGCGCAATGGAGTGAGTGTCTGCGAAACTGCCGTCCGGCCAAGGGACGACCCGGTGTGAACCAGCCGCGGCCGAAGCGCTTCTGGCCGGTAGACGCGCATAAGCTGGCAGAGCGTTTGCTGTGGGCCGGACGATGATCGCCGCTATCCGCCACCACGCCGTCAAGCGGAACGCGCGTTGTCTATTCCGAACTGGCTGGGTCTGGCGCCGACGGGGCCGCGACTGAAACCACCCCGAGACGCTGACGAACGTCGACGTCCTGCAGAAGTTCGTACCACCCCTTTCCGAGTTGGACTACCTTC
This genomic window contains:
- a CDS encoding ADP-ribosylglycohydrolase family protein, producing MNNGTDNALAAEVLSRAQGCLLGQLGGDALGSLVEFRDPEEIREEYPNGVRELADGGTWSTIAGQPTDDSEMALSLAHTIVEQGRYDPEKTRKAYRSWLDSDPFDCGGTVLSGLLGRHNPDSQANGALMRISPLGIFGTHHDPAQVAEWARQDAALTHVHPVCLQANALFAMAIAHAIRTGCDRRSLYAQVAQWSEETDLDETLADAVTGASVAPPNQYLRPVAGWVLVAFQNALWQLLHAVSLEEALVGTVMRGGDTDTNAAICGALFGAVEGRDAIPAQWSECLRNCRPAKGRPGVNQPRPKRFWPVDAHKLAERLLWAGR